A segment of the Synergistaceae bacterium genome:
GATGGATTTGAAGCAAAGATAGTTACTCCTCTGATTAGAGGTCTGGCTGACAAAAAAAACGAGAATGAGCTAAATCACAACTTTAGAGTGAAAGCAAAAGCCGCCATTTCGGAGTATGAGAATTATGTTGTTGAAGAAACGAACAAAACCTCGAAAACAGAGGGACACTTCGCTCTTATATCTGATGTCATAGTCAAAACAAACAACGAAAAAATCCTAGCTTTTGATCACTATCTACTCAATATCGTTGGATCATCATCTACGAAACATGAATTTTATACTTTTCTCAGAGATAGCGGGAAACTCGTTACACTCAAGGAATTATTAAAAAAACAACCTAACTATGTCCAGAAAATAAGCAAATATATAAGGACGGAAATGAAGCGCATAAATAACAAGGAAAATGGAATGTTTTGGGTTGAGAGAGGTTCGCAAGATGAGTTTAAAAAAATAAAAGAGGATCAAAATTTTTATATAAATGACGAGGGAAGCCTTGTTGTCTGTTTTGATAAATATGAAGTGGCAGCAGGAGCCCAAGGCTCTCCTGAATTTATTATTCCAACTAAAATTACCGGAGTTATTTTATAACAAAAATAGATAAAAATGAAAGTTTGTCTTTAAAAATTAGGAAGCCATTTCGCAATCGTATTCGAAAATACGTTGTGAAATGGCTTCGATAGTTTTACTAATATTTTATCCTTTTGGTTTAGATTAAAAAATTACTGGGATATAGCGGAAACGGGGCAAGTTGCTACGCAAGCGCCGCACTCTACGCATCCGTCTGGGTCAACAAAAGCTTTCCCGTCGGTAACAGTAATTGCTTCCGTAGGGCAAACGCCCACACAAGCTTCACATCCGATGCAAGCATCCTGATCGACTACTGCTTTAGCCATTTATGAGTCCTCCTTCTTTATCCTTATGCGAATCTGTACATGTGTCTTTGAATCAATAGATTCAAATGCATATTATATGTTCTAATTTAATATGTATCAACCTCTAGATTAAAAGAAACGACGTAAATCCTGATATACGTTATAGTTGAGCCGTTTTTAAACTCTCGATAAACCATTTAAAAATGTACTTAGCAAGAAAAACTTTAATCGAGACTGGTAGATATTGCGTAGCCGTGATTCAGAGGGCCTCTACCACTACCGATATCAAGACCTGATTCAATAGCACCTTTTATGTATAGTTTGGCTTTCGCGATACTCTCTTCCATACTTAATCCATTAGCCAAACTACATGCTATTGCTGTAGAAAGAGTACACCCCGTTCCGTGAATATTTGGATTATCAATGTGTGGAGATAAAAACCAAAATGTCTCACCCTTACTGTTACAAAGTAAATCATCAGCTGAATCCAACAGATGACCGCCTTTTATCAGCACAGCTACTCCGCTCTCTTTGGATATTAACAAACCGGCTTTCAGCATTTCCTCTTTATTCTCTACTTTAAAATTGCAGAGAACCGCAGCTTCAGCCATATTAGGTGTTATCACCTCTGCAAGTGGAAACAGCTCTTCTTTTAGAGTTGTAATTGCATCAGGGCTTAGCAATCTGCTGCCACTCGTAGAAACCATTACAGGGTCAACTACTATGTGTTTTGCGTCATATTCTTTTAATTTTTTTGCAATTGACTTTATTGTATCTACAGAAGAAACCATTCCTATTTTTACGGCATCAGGCCTTATATCCTGAAAAACAGAATCTATTTGCAGCTCTATAAAATCCGGTGATGCGTCGAAAATCCCCTGCACTCCGGTTGTGTTTTGTGCGGTAAGAGCCGTAATTACGCTCATGCCGTAGACCTTATGCGCTGTCATGGTTTTTAGATCAGCTTGTATGCCGGCGCCACCACTACAATCAGAACCGGCTATTGTGAGAACTTTTTTCATAATATGCCCTCCGCTTAATTTAGTATTATCTTTTCAGCCAATGCCTTAAATCGTGCAGCGGCAGAAAAAACATCCTTTTGTGCAAAAATTGCTGAAATTATAGAAACGCCTGCAATTCCGCTCCCTTCCAACTCCAATATATTGTTTTCGTTTATGCCGCCGATAGCGACAATCGGTATGGACACGGAGGCAGATATCTCTTTAAGAAGTGGAAGCTCCACTCGCTTTGCATCGCCTTTTGTGGAAGTATTGAAAACCGCACCTACTCCTATATAGCTGGCACCCATCTCCTCTGCTTTGAGAGCTTCTCTCACGCTACCAGCAGACAAACCTAATATTTTGTCATTGCCTACTTTGTCTCTGATGTCACTGGGAATATTATCAACTTGTCCCATGTGTACCCCATCAGCTCCGGATAACAAGGCTGCTTCAAGAGAATCATTGACAATGAATGGCACCTTGTATTTTGAAACTAAGCCTCTTACCCTCTTTGCTAAATCTACATAATCATCTGTGCTCAAGTTTTTTTCTCTCAGCTGCAACATTGTAATGCCACCTCTGAGAGCCTCTTCAATTTGAAGAAAAAACGAATCTTTATCGCTCCATCTACGATCTGTTATCGCATAAAGAAGCAGTTGCTCTCTACTGAAAGTCAACTTTCATACCCTCAATAAAAGTTGAAGTATCTGCTTTTCCTATTTCGTCAATTAGGTAAGAGGGGAAAAGCCCATGGCCGGCTTTTGTTGCTATCATGCGACGATATGCAATTTCGCCTGATATCCCCATAAGAAGGACTGAAGCTGTTGAAGCTTCTTTAAGTCTCGTTTTATTTGACGAGCAAAAAGCTGCAGTAAGCGCACTTAGCATACAACCGCTACCGGTGATTCTGGATAGCATCTCTACTCCGTTTCTGACTATGTAAGCACCCTTTGAATCAGCTATCACATCTATTGCTCCTGTTGCAGCTATAACGACATTCAGTTTTTTGCTCAATTCCTTTGCGAACTCAACAGATTCAACAAGATTACTCTCTGTTACGATGTCTTTGACATTTACGTCAACGCCTCTAGTAAGTCCGTAACCCCTTGCCAAAGCACGTATTTCAGACATGTTCCCACGAATGACAGAAATTTTTATGTCAGAAATTAAATTTAACGCGGTCTCTGTTCTAAGAGCAGAAGCACCCGCTCCAACGGGATCCAAAATGACTGGAATGTCTATCTCGTTGGCTACTTTTGCAGCTTTATACATAGACTTAACAGTTCTTTTATTTAACGTTCCGATATTGAGATTAAGGGCAGATGACAGTTTTGTAATATCCTCTACTTCATCTTCATCGTCTGCCATTATGGGAGATGCTCCGCAAGCAAGGAGAACGTTGGCACAGTCATTTACTGTGACGTAATTGGTTATACAGTGCACAACCGGAGCTCTATGACGAACATCTTCCAATATTTCACTAAATAATGTTTTTTCCATTTCTTTCTACTCCCTTACTATATAAATATTTTTAAGTTTATTGATAAAAACAAAAATAAACAAAAAATGAGAGCCACCTTGTAGGCGCTCTCACTAAATTTTAATTTAATGTTTCCTACGTTGGCATTATCCAAATCAGGTCTAGGGTCGAAGTTTAGAACTTCCTCTCAGCCTGTGTACAAGCTCCCCGAATTACTATGCAGATTAATTATACAACCTATTATCTGCTATTTATTATACTCCTTTTGGCCGTATTTTTCTTTTACTTCAGTTTTTATTTCGTATATTTCTGTGTCTGTTAAGGGGACTCCCCCTCCTGCTTTTTTAGCAAGAATGAATATCTTGGCAAAATCCTCCAGCATTTCAGACCTAAACATAGCTTCCTGCAATGTCTCGCCGACACAAACTGCTCCATGATTTGACATTAGAGCAGCTCCGCCGTCTCCAAGAGCTTCTAATACATTCTCTGCTAATTCCTTAGAGCCTATGGGAGCATAGTTTGCCGTTTTAATGCTTCCACCGAAAAGCACGACCTGATTATCTGTTAAAGGATACATATCTTTTCTTGTGGCAGCTACCGAGGTGGTATAGATTGGATGTGTATGCACTATTGCGTTTACGTCTTTACGAGCAGCAAAAATCATTCGATGTAGTTCTTTTTCAACAGACGGAACTCGTTCTCCCTTTACTACGTCTCCATCCATATTTAGTTCTACGATGTCACTAATTGAGAGCACTCCATAATCTATTCCGCTCGGCGTAATAAGGAAGCCCTCTTTTGTTCTGACACTGACATTGCCACCTGTTCCCTTGACAAGCCCCTTGTCTAACAACAAGAGGCAAGCCTTTATTATCTTTTCTCTTATATTAAAACCATCAATCAACGTAAGCACCTACCATTCTGCTCAATAAAGGTGTTACGAAAAGGTTCATTATTCCCAACACCAAGAAAATATTAATTATACTCATCTCCATAAAAAGTAATCCGGTCACAAAAAAAGCTGAAAGAACCATGGCAAATGAGTCTGTAATATTCAAAACAGCAACAGATCTTGCCCTATGTTCCTCGGGGCATTTTGACTGCATTAATGCGTACATCGGCACGCTATATATACCACCGAAAGCGGCAAGTAAGAAGAGGCTCAGCACTATCCCCCACGACATATAATCTTGCAGAAAAACCAGTGCTCCGACAAGAGAGTCTCCCTTTTTAAAGAGAAGGGAAAAAGTATACAGCAATAAGGTAGATAAAGAAAGACCTACGCATGCGGGAGCAACAAGCTTCATGGAAATCCGCCCCTTTAATATCCTGTTGCAAATAGTAGAACCAAATCCGACTCCAACAGAAAAAACTATTAAAAACAGTGTCGAAACTTGTTCGTTTCCTCCTAGTACGTCTTTTGCAAATGTCGGAAATTGAGCCAGAAAAACCGCACCCAAAAACCAAAACCAACTTATACCGAGTATGGAGCGAAAAACGGGCTTAATGACTTTTACGTAGGAAATTATCTCCCATGTCGCTTTCGGAATATTCCAATCAATCTTAACTTCCGGATCAGGGGGTAAAGCTTTTGGAATGAAGAGGCTCGTTATAAAACCTAAAACCGCCACTGAAACGACTCCGGTAGAGATAATAACGCGACCGAAAGAATGCAATATTAGCAATCCACCAAAAAGAGTTCCAGTCAATATTGCAATATAAGTACCGGCACTGACCAGTCCGTTTCCCGCAACAAGTTCATCTTCTTCCAAATGTTGGGGAAGTATGCTGTATTTTAGAGGTCCAAAAAAAGCGGACTGAGCACCCATAAAGAAAAGCAAGATGACCAGCGCAAATAAATTTAGATATTGGAATGCCACTGCCGTCATACACATTAAAATAATTTCTACAAATTTAACTATTCTTATTAAGAATGATTTTTCGTATTTGTCAGCGAGCTGGCCAGCTGTCGCCGAAAACAGGAAAAAAGGCAAAATAAATAGACCTGCCACTACTGTTATAAGTATCTGCGCATTCATTCCATTTTGTTCCGCCAAGCGAAAAGTTATAAGAATAACGAGCGCGCTTTTAAAAAGGTTATCGTTGAAGGCGCCTAAAAATTGAGTCAAGAAAAGCGGCAGGAAACGTCTTTTGCTCAACAGGGAGAACTGTGTTTTTATTTTTGGCACCTCCATTCAAACGTCATGTTAATAATTGCTTACTTAGAAACTTCGCTCAAATGCATATTTCTTGTGTGCTCCGTTTTCACCCATGTATCCTGATTTTTTGCAAGAAACATCGCTTTAAACAGAATTGGAATCCAAGTGAGCCCAAACCACAAATATGAAAAAGTATCTTTCACGTAGCGGAAAGTAAGTTTTTTCTCATGCATTGACGGCCCAATAATGACACACAACAAGCAAAAAGCGGCAATTGAGAAGAGAGGAAATCCGAAAAACAGAATCCACCCCATCATTGTTTGAGGCGTTCCGCTTGATATGGTCGGAAATAAAATTACGTTATTTATAATAGTATAAGCCATACCGGCCAATAGAATTATTATGCCCAAACAAGATTTCGCCGGAGCAAGCAAGTAGAGAAACAAGTCAAGGTACTGCAACTTTCTTGTTACAAAAAAAGACTTTAAAGCACTCCACCCATACTTCCAAAACACCCAATAATGTCCCTGCATCCACCTTGTTCTCTGTTTTTTTGACACGGTTAAGTCCTGAGGCTTCTCGTCATAAATTATCGCGGCATCATTCCAATTGACCTTACTGCCGGAAAGAATTAAACGAGTAGACATCTCAAGGTCTTCTGTTAGACTTTCAAGATTCCAGCCTATTCTCTCAAGAGTGGCCGCTCTTATCACAAGCCCTGTCCCACCCAAGGTGCAGGAAAGCCCCCAAAGGCCTCTTGCCAGCTGCCAAAAGCGATTTGAAAACCAGTATGCGATGGCATAAGATCGTGTCAGCCAGTTGTCATCTGGGTTTTTTACATCTAAAACACCCTGTATTGCCTCAGCACCGGGATGCATTTCCATGTAGTTATTCATATTAAAGAGAAAGTTTTCGTCTACAACATTGTCTGCATCAAACATGGCAAGAGCATCAAACTTCTCCATAGGGAGCTGTGTCAACGCCCAACGGACGTTCCACGTCTTTCCGTTTTGAGTATCATCATATCGTTCCAGAGCCACGGCATTGTGAGAGCGAACTATATCTGCCGTATTGTCGCTACAATTGTCACAGGAGACATAAACCTCGTAGCAATTTTTTGGATAATTCTGCATTGCAAGGCTATCCAAGAGAGGCGCGATGACCTGAGCTTCATTATGTGCCGGAATTAAGGCAACAAATTTTCTGTATCTTTTTGCCGGTGGTAGCTGTTTCTGATTCCAGAAACCTCTTATGCTAACAATTATTTGATATATACCGTCACAGATAAGCAATGCAGTCAGAAGGTAGAGAGTAAACTGAACTATCCACCATCCCCACCAAATTGCCCAATAAACAAAGTTTGTAACAGTTAATTTATCCATATATTATTCCTCCCAAATAACATATACATCTCACAATCTCCTTTTGACAACAGTGACTTTACACAGAAGAAGATATCTTCAACTCTATTCTTCTTTTGTTCTTTCATATATCGAAGGAATCAAGTCGTGAGCCAATATTTTATCATTGTATGCAAGCTCTTTTGCTGCTTCTTTACTTATTTCCCGAAAACGCGAGTATTCTAATATTTGTCCATTTCTTAAATCAACGGCCTTTTTAAACGAAGGTTCTATATATGCAAAGTCATATATATATGAACCGTTACGAAAAACAACTGGCTCTTTATTGTCTTCAAAAATATTTTTCCCAAAACCGTAGTGATATTCTACTCCAAGAAGAAGAGCTACGCTTTTTGGCAAATCAATGAGACCGACAGCTCTCTCACTGTTCATAAATTTAACGGAATTCGGGTCCGGAGTTCTTATTATTAAAGGCACTTTTAGAAGGTCTCGCCAAGAGTGAGCACTTTTTAAGTCTTTTCCCAGAAGTTTTTCTAAGTTTGCTGCATCCCATTTTGGCACAGCAGTGTGATCTCCATATATAACAATCACGGAAGATTTCAGAAGCCCTTTTTTCTTAAGTTCATCCAAGAACATGCCGAACTGTTCATCTAAATAATTCATGCTTTTTAGATAATTCCCTACAAGTGTGTTGCCAAATTCGCCGACATCCAACTTCGATTGAGCAATGAGAGGAGGATAGTTAAAGGGGTAATGACTGCTGAGAGTTACTAAAAATGCATAGAATGGCTTGGGTGTATTTTCCAAAATTGAGGCAGTCTGTGCAAAGAAACTTCTGTCGCTTAATCCCATGCCTATAATCTCATCCAGATCGAAATCTCTTTTGCTTATGTATTTTCTAAAACCTATACTTGAATACATGCGTTCTCTGTTCCAGAAACTCGGTCTGTCTCCATGCAAGGCGATGGGGAAATAGCCGTTGTCTTCCAATACTTTTGGGAGAGCATTGTATCTGTTTGAAGCAAAACGAGTAAAAGCGACACCGGAGGATGACGGGTACAAACCGATATTGGATAAAAATTCTGCGTCAGAGCTGTTCCCCAATCCTGTTTGGTCGTATGTTCTTGAAAAATAAACAGATTCTTTTAGAAAATCATTCAGATTGGGCGTCACGGGAACTCCATTTACTTTTAGATTTATGACGAACTGCTGAAGAGATTCTGCTTGAATGATTATCAGGTTTTTATTCTTTGCAATCCCAAAGAGGGGGTGTTCCTTTATGTTTGAACTATTTTTGTTGCTCTCAAACCAGCTCACTATTTCTTCCCTTTCATGTTCAGATAATCTCTCTTTAAATAAATTTTCTCTCAACACGTTTAAAAGATCAGCGACATGATATGTCGGAGCTCCCACATTGCTACAAACCGCAACTCTATCCCACATGGAATTCAGAGCTCCCGGCACTTTTTTGTTGTATGTCCTTATATGCAACGAAACAAAGTAAAAGCTAAGAAATATAAGAAAAAGAGATGCTATTAAACGCTTGAGAGTAATGCTGTTGAGCTCAGTTTTTCTCTCTGACTTTTTATTTAAAAATATAAACAAAATAATCAAAGGAATATCTAAAAAATACAGCAAATCTGAGCAGCGAATAAGTGCAAAAACCGACTCGGAAATCTCGCCTATCTGGTTGATAAGCCCAATATTATTAAAAGTAAAAAGATCCGAATAGTACCGTAAATGTAGGATATCAGTCAATATAAGGATAGTTAGCAATACGTCTAAAATAATTGCTACATATAGCCTTGCCTTGCGATGACAAAGTGAAACAGTTACAAAAAATATGGTGATAATAGAAAAAGAGGATAGCAAAGCTAAGAGCTGTTTTGATATAAAAAAGCTTTTTGACATGCCGTATTGAAATGCTATAAATTTAATGAATAGTGAGGTTATAAAAAATGCTAACAGCAGCA
Coding sequences within it:
- a CDS encoding glycosyltransferase family 2 protein → MDKLTVTNFVYWAIWWGWWIVQFTLYLLTALLICDGIYQIIVSIRGFWNQKQLPPAKRYRKFVALIPAHNEAQVIAPLLDSLAMQNYPKNCYEVYVSCDNCSDNTADIVRSHNAVALERYDDTQNGKTWNVRWALTQLPMEKFDALAMFDADNVVDENFLFNMNNYMEMHPGAEAIQGVLDVKNPDDNWLTRSYAIAYWFSNRFWQLARGLWGLSCTLGGTGLVIRAATLERIGWNLESLTEDLEMSTRLILSGSKVNWNDAAIIYDEKPQDLTVSKKQRTRWMQGHYWVFWKYGWSALKSFFVTRKLQYLDLFLYLLAPAKSCLGIIILLAGMAYTIINNVILFPTISSGTPQTMMGWILFFGFPLFSIAAFCLLCVIIGPSMHEKKLTFRYVKDTFSYLWFGLTWIPILFKAMFLAKNQDTWVKTEHTRNMHLSEVSK
- a CDS encoding DUF3298 and DUF4163 domain-containing protein, with protein sequence DGFEAKIVTPLIRGLADKKNENELNHNFRVKAKAAISEYENYVVEETNKTSKTEGHFALISDVIVKTNNEKILAFDHYLLNIVGSSSTKHEFYTFLRDSGKLVTLKELLKKQPNYVQKISKYIRTEMKRINNKENGMFWVERGSQDEFKKIKEDQNFYINDEGSLVVCFDKYEVAAGAQGSPEFIIPTKITGVIL
- a CDS encoding LTA synthase family protein, which codes for MKAVKTPQVSGSNINIVQEMLLLAFFITSLFIKFIAFQYGMSKSFFISKQLLALLSSFSIITIFFVTVSLCHRKARLYVAIILDVLLTILILTDILHLRYYSDLFTFNNIGLINQIGEISESVFALIRCSDLLYFLDIPLIILFIFLNKKSERKTELNSITLKRLIASLFLIFLSFYFVSLHIRTYNKKVPGALNSMWDRVAVCSNVGAPTYHVADLLNVLRENLFKERLSEHEREEIVSWFESNKNSSNIKEHPLFGIAKNKNLIIIQAESLQQFVINLKVNGVPVTPNLNDFLKESVYFSRTYDQTGLGNSSDAEFLSNIGLYPSSSGVAFTRFASNRYNALPKVLEDNGYFPIALHGDRPSFWNRERMYSSIGFRKYISKRDFDLDEIIGMGLSDRSFFAQTASILENTPKPFYAFLVTLSSHYPFNYPPLIAQSKLDVGEFGNTLVGNYLKSMNYLDEQFGMFLDELKKKGLLKSSVIVIYGDHTAVPKWDAANLEKLLGKDLKSAHSWRDLLKVPLIIRTPDPNSVKFMNSERAVGLIDLPKSVALLLGVEYHYGFGKNIFEDNKEPVVFRNGSYIYDFAYIEPSFKKAVDLRNGQILEYSRFREISKEAAKELAYNDKILAHDLIPSIYERTKEE
- a CDS encoding 4Fe-4S binding protein, with protein sequence MAKAVVDQDACIGCEACVGVCPTEAITVTDGKAFVDPDGCVECGACVATCPVSAISQ
- a CDS encoding MFS transporter, with protein sequence MSKRRFLPLFLTQFLGAFNDNLFKSALVILITFRLAEQNGMNAQILITVVAGLFILPFFLFSATAGQLADKYEKSFLIRIVKFVEIILMCMTAVAFQYLNLFALVILLFFMGAQSAFFGPLKYSILPQHLEEDELVAGNGLVSAGTYIAILTGTLFGGLLILHSFGRVIISTGVVSVAVLGFITSLFIPKALPPDPEVKIDWNIPKATWEIISYVKVIKPVFRSILGISWFWFLGAVFLAQFPTFAKDVLGGNEQVSTLFLIVFSVGVGFGSTICNRILKGRISMKLVAPACVGLSLSTLLLYTFSLLFKKGDSLVGALVFLQDYMSWGIVLSLFLLAAFGGIYSVPMYALMQSKCPEEHRARSVAVLNITDSFAMVLSAFFVTGLLFMEMSIINIFLVLGIMNLFVTPLLSRMVGAYVD
- a CDS encoding class II aldolase/adducin family protein, whose amino-acid sequence is MLTLIDGFNIREKIIKACLLLLDKGLVKGTGGNVSVRTKEGFLITPSGIDYGVLSISDIVELNMDGDVVKGERVPSVEKELHRMIFAARKDVNAIVHTHPIYTTSVAATRKDMYPLTDNQVVLFGGSIKTANYAPIGSKELAENVLEALGDGGAALMSNHGAVCVGETLQEAMFRSEMLEDFAKIFILAKKAGGGVPLTDTEIYEIKTEVKEKYGQKEYNK
- the thiM gene encoding hydroxyethylthiazole kinase, with translation MEKTLFSEILEDVRHRAPVVHCITNYVTVNDCANVLLACGASPIMADDEDEVEDITKLSSALNLNIGTLNKRTVKSMYKAAKVANEIDIPVILDPVGAGASALRTETALNLISDIKISVIRGNMSEIRALARGYGLTRGVDVNVKDIVTESNLVESVEFAKELSKKLNVVIAATGAIDVIADSKGAYIVRNGVEMLSRITGSGCMLSALTAAFCSSNKTRLKEASTASVLLMGISGEIAYRRMIATKAGHGLFPSYLIDEIGKADTSTFIEGMKVDFQ
- the thiE gene encoding thiamine phosphate synthase, with the protein product MTFSREQLLLYAITDRRWSDKDSFFLQIEEALRGGITMLQLREKNLSTDDYVDLAKRVRGLVSKYKVPFIVNDSLEAALLSGADGVHMGQVDNIPSDIRDKVGNDKILGLSAGSVREALKAEEMGASYIGVGAVFNTSTKGDAKRVELPLLKEISASVSIPIVAIGGINENNILELEGSGIAGVSIISAIFAQKDVFSAAARFKALAEKIILN
- the thiD gene encoding bifunctional hydroxymethylpyrimidine kinase/phosphomethylpyrimidine kinase; this translates as MKKVLTIAGSDCSGGAGIQADLKTMTAHKVYGMSVITALTAQNTTGVQGIFDASPDFIELQIDSVFQDIRPDAVKIGMVSSVDTIKSIAKKLKEYDAKHIVVDPVMVSTSGSRLLSPDAITTLKEELFPLAEVITPNMAEAAVLCNFKVENKEEMLKAGLLISKESGVAVLIKGGHLLDSADDLLCNSKGETFWFLSPHIDNPNIHGTGCTLSTAIACSLANGLSMEESIAKAKLYIKGAIESGLDIGSGRGPLNHGYAISTSLD